The proteins below are encoded in one region of Mycobacterium shinjukuense:
- a CDS encoding erythromycin esterase family protein, with the protein MTKAAEVRRSRRVFRDRREAGQVLATLLSAYRDRPDVIVLGLARGGIPVAWEVAAALHAPLDAFIVRKLGAPGHEEFAVGALASGGRVVVNDDVVRGLRITPQQLRDIAEREGPELVRREAAYRGGRPPAAVAGKTVILVDDGLATGASMFAAVQALRDAEPAHLVIAVPAAPESTCREFAGLVDDVVCASMPTPFFAVGESFWDFRQVTDEEVRALLATPTTGASAGRPAAPTAAEVIGGVAIDAPGGVPPRDALERLVGDARIVLIGESSHGTHEFYEARAAITKWLIQQKGFCAVAAEADWPDAYRVNRYVRGQGTDTSAEEALRGFERFPAWMWRNTVVRDFVDWLCAHNHRHRSNGARQAGFYGLDLYSLHRSMHEVIGYLDKVDPAAAARARARYACFDHTSADDGQAYGFSAAFGAGPKCEREAIEQLVELQRNALAYLRRDGLLAEDELFYAQQNAQTVRNAEVYYRAMFSGRVTSWNLRDQHMAQTLQALLTHLDRHSDVPSARIVVWAHNSHVGDATATEVWADGQLTLGQLVRQRYGDQCRLIGLSTYSGTVTAASEWGGVAERKTVRPALDGSVEELFHETGREAFLVSSLLSERAAEPLSVVRLGRAIGVIYLPATERQSHYFHVRPADQFDAMIHIDKTRALEPLEATSRWIVGETPETYPSGL; encoded by the coding sequence TCGTCCTGGGCTTGGCCCGCGGCGGCATCCCGGTGGCATGGGAGGTCGCCGCCGCGTTGCACGCTCCGCTGGATGCCTTCATCGTCCGCAAGCTCGGCGCCCCCGGACATGAAGAGTTCGCCGTCGGAGCGTTGGCCAGCGGCGGTCGTGTCGTCGTCAACGACGACGTGGTGCGAGGATTGCGGATCACGCCGCAGCAATTGCGCGACATCGCCGAGCGGGAAGGCCCGGAGCTGGTCCGGCGCGAGGCGGCCTACCGCGGCGGGCGCCCGCCCGCCGCGGTAGCCGGCAAGACGGTGATCCTCGTCGACGACGGTTTGGCCACCGGCGCAAGCATGTTCGCGGCGGTGCAGGCATTGCGCGACGCCGAGCCGGCGCACCTGGTGATTGCGGTGCCGGCGGCCCCGGAATCCACCTGCCGGGAGTTCGCCGGGCTGGTCGACGACGTCGTCTGCGCGTCCATGCCCACCCCGTTTTTCGCGGTCGGGGAGTCGTTCTGGGACTTTCGCCAGGTCACCGACGAGGAGGTTCGTGCCCTGCTGGCCACCCCGACGACCGGGGCCTCGGCCGGCAGACCCGCCGCGCCGACGGCGGCCGAGGTGATCGGCGGCGTGGCCATCGACGCCCCGGGCGGCGTTCCGCCGCGCGACGCGCTGGAAAGGCTGGTCGGTGACGCGCGGATCGTCCTGATCGGCGAGAGCTCGCATGGCACGCACGAGTTCTACGAGGCTCGGGCCGCGATCACGAAATGGCTGATCCAGCAGAAGGGCTTCTGCGCGGTTGCCGCGGAGGCCGACTGGCCCGACGCCTACCGGGTGAACCGCTACGTTCGCGGCCAGGGCACCGACACCAGTGCCGAGGAGGCGCTGCGCGGGTTCGAGCGGTTCCCGGCCTGGATGTGGCGTAACACCGTCGTCCGGGATTTTGTCGACTGGCTGTGTGCCCACAACCACCGCCACCGGTCCAACGGTGCGCGGCAGGCCGGGTTCTACGGGCTGGATCTGTACAGCCTTCACCGGTCGATGCACGAGGTGATCGGCTATCTCGACAAGGTCGACCCGGCGGCGGCGGCCCGGGCGCGGGCCCGCTACGCCTGCTTCGACCACACGTCGGCCGATGACGGTCAGGCCTATGGATTTTCGGCGGCGTTCGGCGCCGGTCCGAAGTGTGAACGTGAGGCCATCGAGCAATTGGTCGAGCTGCAGCGCAACGCGCTGGCCTATCTGCGCAGGGACGGACTGCTCGCCGAAGACGAGCTGTTCTACGCCCAGCAGAATGCGCAAACGGTGCGCAACGCCGAGGTGTACTACCGGGCGATGTTCAGCGGGCGGGTCACCTCGTGGAACCTGCGCGATCAGCACATGGCGCAGACCCTGCAGGCGCTGCTGACCCACCTGGACCGCCACAGTGACGTGCCGTCGGCGCGAATCGTGGTGTGGGCGCACAATTCTCACGTCGGGGACGCGACGGCCACGGAGGTGTGGGCCGACGGACAGCTCACCCTCGGGCAGCTGGTTCGTCAACGATACGGCGACCAGTGCCGGCTGATCGGGTTGAGCACCTACTCCGGCACGGTCACCGCCGCCAGCGAGTGGGGCGGCGTCGCCGAACGAAAGACCGTTCGACCGGCGCTGGACGGCAGCGTCGAGGAGCTGTTCCACGAAACCGGCCGGGAGGCTTTTCTGGTGTCGTCGTTGCTCAGCGAGCGGGCCGCGGAGCCGCTGTCGGTGGTTCGGTTGGGGCGGGCCATCGGGGTGATCTACCTGCCGGCGACGGAACGGCAAAGCCACTACTTCCACGTCCGCCCCGCCGATCAGTTCGACGCGATGATTCACATCGACAAGACCCGGGCGCTCGAACCCCTCGAGGCCACCAGCCGGTGGATCGTCGGCGAGACCCCGGAAACCTACCCCAGCGGCCTGTAG
- a CDS encoding 1-phosphofructokinase family hexose kinase, which produces MTTTADPATRRPRIVTLTMNPALDVTTSVDTVRPTEKLRCSTTRYDPGGGGINVARVAQVLGASVFAVFPSGGSHGGLITRLLGDAGVPFAEIPIVGATRESFTVNETSTGQQYRFVLPGPALTVPEQHRCLRELRMAARSAEFVVASGSLPPGVPADFYQRVAEVCREVGVRLILDTSGGGLRHIASGVFLLKASVRELRECVGRELRAEADRFRAAHELIESGRAQVVVVSLGSQGALLATRHTSQRFPAVPMRGGSGVGAGDAMVAAITVGLCRGWPLVKSVRLGIAAGAAMLLTPGTAVCERADVERLFELAAEPQDERQPN; this is translated from the coding sequence ATGACGACGACGGCCGACCCGGCCACCAGGCGACCGCGGATCGTCACGTTGACCATGAATCCCGCGCTCGACGTCACCACCAGCGTCGACACCGTGCGCCCGACCGAGAAGTTGCGCTGCTCGACGACGCGTTACGACCCGGGTGGTGGCGGCATCAACGTGGCTCGGGTCGCGCAGGTCCTGGGCGCGTCGGTGTTCGCGGTGTTTCCGTCGGGCGGGTCGCACGGCGGCCTGATCACCAGGCTGCTCGGCGATGCGGGGGTGCCGTTTGCCGAAATCCCGATCGTTGGGGCAACCCGGGAGAGTTTCACCGTCAACGAGACCAGCACGGGTCAGCAGTACCGATTCGTCCTTCCGGGTCCTGCGCTGACGGTGCCGGAGCAACACCGATGCCTTCGGGAACTGCGGATGGCGGCCCGGTCGGCCGAATTCGTGGTGGCCAGCGGGAGCCTGCCGCCGGGCGTGCCGGCCGACTTCTATCAGCGGGTCGCCGAGGTGTGCCGGGAGGTGGGCGTGCGCCTGATCCTGGACACCTCCGGTGGCGGCCTGCGGCACATCGCCTCGGGGGTGTTTCTCCTCAAGGCCAGCGTGCGCGAACTGCGCGAGTGCGTGGGACGCGAACTTCGCGCCGAGGCCGACCGATTCCGCGCCGCACACGAACTCATCGAAAGCGGTCGCGCGCAGGTCGTGGTGGTCTCGTTGGGATCTCAGGGCGCGCTGCTGGCGACACGTCATACCAGCCAGCGTTTTCCGGCCGTTCCGATGCGCGGGGGCAGCGGGGTGGGGGCCGGGGACGCGATGGTGGCCGCGATCACGGTCGGGTTGTGCCGCGGATGGCCGTTGGTCAAGTCGGTTCGGTTGGGAATTGCGGCGGGTGCGGCCATGCTGCTGACACCTGGCACCGCGGTGTGCGAACGCGCGGATGTGGAAAGGTTGTTCGAGCTGGCCGCCGAGCCCCAGGACGAACGGCAACCCAACTAA
- a CDS encoding universal stress protein, with amino-acid sequence MNQLDAKSVVVGVNGSQAAVNAAKWAIDEAYGRHLPLRLVYVIPGTRPETGWSGASEWDLERGETVLAEAECAVQSAARGAGKPVEVETAILSGDPAPVLTTESQHAALVCVGTSRRGWATDGSLGPTAAALVTQAHCPVAIIRTNPDGSPTQLGVIAVVLNDEPDNDEVVRLAMEEARRRHATVRQIDRRLDSWVRRYPDVPVQVVASGTGARAAESHSGAIDLAVVGEADADQLPGLVTPNCHPILGYPDCSVLLVRH; translated from the coding sequence ATGAACCAGCTGGACGCGAAGTCGGTGGTCGTGGGCGTCAACGGGTCGCAAGCCGCGGTAAACGCCGCCAAGTGGGCGATCGATGAGGCGTATGGCCGGCATCTGCCCCTTCGTCTGGTCTACGTCATCCCGGGCACGCGGCCGGAGACCGGGTGGTCGGGCGCATCCGAGTGGGACCTCGAACGTGGTGAAACGGTGCTGGCCGAGGCGGAGTGCGCGGTGCAGAGCGCCGCCCGCGGCGCGGGCAAACCCGTCGAGGTCGAAACGGCGATACTCTCCGGGGATCCCGCGCCGGTGTTGACCACCGAGTCGCAGCACGCCGCCCTGGTGTGCGTGGGCACCTCCAGGCGGGGATGGGCGACCGACGGGTCGTTGGGCCCCACCGCCGCCGCGCTGGTGACCCAGGCACACTGCCCGGTGGCGATCATCCGCACCAATCCCGACGGATCGCCGACCCAGCTCGGGGTGATCGCCGTCGTGCTCAACGACGAACCCGACAATGACGAAGTCGTGCGGCTGGCGATGGAGGAAGCCCGCCGCCGGCACGCCACCGTGCGGCAGATCGATCGCCGGCTGGACAGCTGGGTGCGGCGGTACCCCGACGTCCCGGTCCAGGTCGTGGCCTCCGGCACCGGCGCCCGAGCCGCGGAGAGTCACAGCGGAGCAATCGATCTGGCCGTGGTGGGCGAGGCCGACGCCGATCAGCTGCCGGGGCTCGTCACCCCGAATTGCCATCCGATTCTGGGCTACCCCGACTGCTCGGTGCTGCTGGTCCGTCACTGA
- a CDS encoding sensor histidine kinase, whose amino-acid sequence MHAELDELLAARNQMEQLLRVIVEIGSDLDLDATLRRIVHAARELTAAPYGALAVRDPEGTLVSFVHSGVDDDTVARIGRLPVGKGILGVSLVETPALRLDDLTTHPAACGFPEHHPPMRAFLGVPITIRGAVFGSLYLAHVDPGVVFSASDEFAARALAFAAAVAVDNAQVFERERTAVKWMKASREITTALLSSDQPRPLQLIAERACALTDAEQAVVLLPVDADLPADDVDTLVVSAAVGPQAEEVIGQRIGVNGSPSGAVFRSGEPLITEALSYPSQEFTDVAQRPAIIMPLRARAEVVGVIAIARGANQPPFDGGFLDLVSDFATHAAIALVLASGQEQARQLTILAERERIARDLHDHVIQRLFAAGMDLQGTLARARSPEVTDRLTRTIDDLQAIIEEIRAAVFRLSSPLGHDGGFRDRIARVVAELTENQDIVTTVRLHGPMTAVGSELAEQAEAVLVEAISNVLRHSGASRLTVEVDVADLLTLDIIDNGRGVPVDNSRRSGLANMAYRAEQLGGSCEITGPAEGGTRVHWTAPLTDP is encoded by the coding sequence ATGCACGCGGAGCTCGACGAGTTGCTGGCGGCGCGTAACCAGATGGAGCAACTGCTGCGGGTGATCGTCGAGATCGGATCGGATCTTGACCTGGACGCAACCCTGCGTCGGATAGTCCACGCGGCCAGGGAATTGACCGCGGCCCCCTACGGAGCGCTGGCCGTGCGTGACCCCGAGGGCACGTTGGTCTCGTTCGTCCACTCGGGGGTGGACGACGACACCGTCGCGCGAATCGGGCGGCTGCCGGTGGGCAAGGGAATCCTGGGTGTCTCGCTGGTCGAAACCCCGGCGCTGCGGCTCGACGATCTGACCACGCACCCGGCCGCCTGCGGGTTCCCCGAGCACCACCCTCCGATGCGTGCCTTTCTCGGGGTGCCGATCACGATCCGCGGCGCGGTGTTCGGCAGCCTGTATCTGGCCCACGTCGATCCGGGAGTGGTGTTTTCGGCATCCGACGAGTTCGCCGCGCGCGCGCTGGCGTTTGCGGCCGCGGTGGCCGTCGACAATGCGCAAGTGTTCGAGCGCGAGCGCACGGCGGTGAAGTGGATGAAGGCCAGCCGCGAGATCACCACCGCGCTGCTGTCCAGCGACCAGCCGCGGCCGCTGCAATTGATCGCTGAACGCGCATGCGCCCTGACCGATGCCGAGCAGGCGGTTGTGCTTCTTCCGGTCGACGCCGACCTGCCCGCCGACGACGTCGACACGCTGGTCGTGTCCGCCGCGGTGGGCCCGCAGGCCGAGGAGGTGATCGGTCAGCGGATTGGGGTGAACGGCTCGCCCTCCGGCGCCGTTTTCCGGTCCGGGGAGCCGCTGATCACCGAGGCGTTGAGCTACCCCAGCCAGGAATTCACCGATGTCGCCCAGCGCCCCGCGATTATCATGCCGCTGCGCGCACGTGCGGAAGTGGTCGGGGTGATCGCCATTGCCCGGGGCGCCAATCAGCCACCCTTCGACGGCGGCTTTCTCGACCTGGTGAGCGATTTCGCCACCCACGCCGCGATAGCGCTCGTGCTCGCATCGGGCCAGGAGCAGGCGCGGCAGCTGACCATCCTGGCCGAGCGGGAGCGCATCGCGCGTGACTTGCATGACCATGTCATCCAACGGCTGTTCGCCGCGGGAATGGATCTGCAGGGCACGCTGGCCCGGGCACGTTCCCCGGAGGTCACCGACCGGCTCACCCGCACGATCGACGATCTGCAGGCCATCATCGAGGAGATCCGTGCCGCCGTCTTCCGATTGAGCTCCCCGCTGGGACACGACGGCGGCTTTCGGGACCGGATCGCGCGCGTGGTTGCCGAGCTGACCGAGAACCAGGACATCGTCACTACGGTGCGCCTACATGGGCCGATGACGGCCGTCGGCAGCGAACTGGCCGAGCAGGCCGAAGCGGTCCTGGTCGAGGCCATCAGCAACGTTTTGCGTCACTCCGGCGCCTCCCGGCTGACCGTCGAGGTCGATGTTGCTGACCTGCTCACCCTCGACATCATCGACAACGGCCGCGGCGTGCCCGTCGACAATTCCCGCCGCAGCGGCCTGGCGAACATGGCGTATCGGGCTGAACAACTTGGTGGCAGCTGCGAGATCACCGGCCCCGCCGAGGGCGGCACCCGGGTGCACTGGACCGCTCCGCTTACCGACCCCTGA
- the otsB gene encoding trehalose-phosphatase — translation MTDWPAAIDRRHHDAVIFGLDVLVTDTASGGVRVFDSTVPVLRRLRDAGVATAVCSPTGNTAAVLRAAGVDEFIGLAVGEVGTEPAVLIDTATRLGVRPGRCVLIAHDQAAVRAASDGGFGLVIALDGHPDELLPQGADAVIADLAEISVRSGDAALSTIPDALGVYSQLKELVTARRPAVFLDFDGTLSDIVEHPGSAVLVDGAADAVRALAAQCPVAVISGRDLADVRARVDVDGLWFAGSHGFELVAPDGSHHQNAAAAAAIDALALAANRLAAELTDFPGTVVEHKRFAVAVHYRGVDPDHVDAVIAATRRLGRSAGLRATTGRQVIELRPNIAWDKGRTLHWMIDHMSRSAGAAETVLPIYIGDDITDEDAFDAVRFDGVGIVVRHDENRDRPSAASFSLENPSAVRDFIQRLAADLGNAAASPSDPWQLVYQGYDPGDERLREALCTVGNGYVATRGCAPESSACQAHYPGTYVTGVYNTLADRVAGRTVENESLVNLPNWLSLTFRIDGGPWFDVDDAELLCYRQTFDLRQATLTRSLRFRDRAGRITAVDQQRFAAMHEPHVLAMKTTIRAENWSGTVEFRSLLDAAVRNTMVDRYRSLSSTHLTASVIDEISPGSVLLRTETSQSRIAIAVAARSTVWRDDAPADAHYAIVREPGRGGHDIRVALAAGRSVTCEKVATIFTGRDTAISEPASTAQQCLHGAGRYADLHRQHARAWARLWEQCNIGLADGTGALGVLRLHLVHLLQTVSPHTADLDAGVPARGLHGEAYRGHVFWDELFVCPVLNLRLPNVSRSLLRYRYRRLPEARRAARRAGYLGAMYPWQSGSDGREVSQQLHLNPRSGRWNPDPSARAHHVGLAVAYNTWQHYQVTGDRQFLVDYGAEMLVEIARFWVGLANFDDGRGRYTIRGILGPDEFHSGYPGKEYDGIDNNAYTNVMAVWAILRAMDALALLPLRDRLELVGKLGLTTQERDRWDHVSRRMFVPFHDNVISQFEGYSELAELDWCHYRQRYGNIQRLDRILEAENDSVNNYKASKQADALMLFYLLSSEELLGLFGRLGYHFAPEQIPKTIDYYLARTSHGSTLSGVVHSWVLARANRNNAMEYFQQVLDSDVADIQGGTTAEGIHLAAMAGSVDLLQRCFTGLETRDDRLVLGPQWPATLGPESLGPIEFPFVYRGHRLHLRISGRTATLTAESGSTGPIDVECRGRVHRLLPGHTIEVG, via the coding sequence GTGACCGACTGGCCCGCCGCCATCGACAGACGCCACCACGACGCGGTGATCTTCGGACTGGACGTGCTGGTCACCGACACCGCCTCGGGCGGTGTTCGGGTCTTCGACTCGACCGTCCCGGTGCTGCGCCGGCTGCGAGATGCCGGCGTCGCCACCGCGGTCTGCTCGCCCACCGGCAACACCGCGGCGGTGCTGCGCGCCGCGGGCGTCGACGAGTTCATCGGCCTGGCCGTCGGCGAAGTCGGCACCGAACCGGCGGTCCTGATCGACACCGCAACCCGCCTGGGGGTCCGGCCCGGTCGCTGCGTGCTGATCGCGCACGACCAAGCCGCCGTCCGGGCCGCCAGTGACGGCGGATTCGGCCTGGTTATCGCTCTTGACGGGCACCCCGACGAACTGCTGCCCCAGGGGGCCGACGCCGTGATCGCCGACCTCGCCGAGATCTCGGTGCGAAGCGGGGACGCGGCCCTGTCGACCATCCCCGACGCGCTGGGCGTGTACAGCCAATTGAAAGAGCTGGTGACCGCTCGCCGCCCCGCGGTGTTCCTCGACTTTGACGGCACGCTCTCCGACATCGTCGAGCACCCCGGGTCGGCGGTGCTGGTCGACGGCGCCGCCGATGCGGTGCGGGCGTTGGCCGCGCAGTGCCCGGTAGCCGTGATCAGCGGCCGTGACCTGGCCGACGTGCGCGCCCGAGTCGACGTCGACGGGCTGTGGTTTGCGGGCAGCCACGGTTTCGAACTGGTGGCCCCGGACGGCAGCCACCACCAGAACGCCGCCGCCGCCGCGGCGATCGACGCGTTGGCGCTGGCGGCCAACCGATTGGCAGCCGAACTCACCGATTTCCCGGGAACGGTGGTGGAGCACAAACGCTTTGCCGTCGCCGTGCACTACCGCGGTGTCGATCCGGACCACGTGGACGCGGTGATCGCGGCGACGCGTCGACTCGGACGATCCGCAGGCCTGCGAGCAACCACCGGCCGCCAGGTCATCGAGCTGCGGCCGAACATCGCCTGGGACAAGGGCCGCACGCTGCACTGGATGATCGACCATATGAGCCGCAGCGCGGGCGCCGCGGAGACCGTGTTGCCGATCTATATCGGCGACGACATCACCGACGAGGACGCGTTCGACGCCGTCCGCTTCGACGGCGTGGGAATTGTCGTGCGCCACGACGAGAACCGTGATCGACCCTCGGCGGCCTCGTTCAGCCTGGAAAACCCTTCCGCGGTCCGCGATTTCATCCAACGACTGGCGGCGGATCTAGGGAATGCGGCAGCCAGTCCGAGCGATCCGTGGCAGCTGGTCTACCAGGGCTACGACCCGGGCGACGAGCGGCTGCGCGAAGCGTTGTGCACCGTCGGCAACGGCTACGTCGCGACCCGCGGTTGCGCGCCGGAGTCCTCGGCATGCCAGGCGCATTACCCGGGCACCTATGTCACCGGGGTGTACAACACGCTGGCCGACCGGGTCGCCGGCCGGACCGTCGAGAACGAGAGCCTGGTCAACCTGCCCAACTGGCTGTCACTGACGTTTCGCATCGACGGTGGTCCCTGGTTTGACGTTGACGACGCCGAGTTGCTGTGCTACCGACAGACATTCGACCTGCGCCAGGCGACACTGACCCGCAGCCTGCGGTTCCGGGACCGCGCCGGCCGGATCACGGCGGTGGACCAGCAGCGGTTCGCGGCGATGCACGAACCCCATGTGCTCGCCATGAAAACCACGATCCGCGCCGAGAATTGGTCGGGCACCGTCGAGTTCAGATCCCTGCTGGACGCGGCCGTGCGCAATACCATGGTTGACCGCTATCGTTCGCTGTCCAGCACTCACCTCACGGCATCGGTGATCGACGAAATATCGCCCGGCTCGGTGCTCTTGCGAACCGAAACCTCGCAGTCACGCATCGCGATCGCGGTCGCCGCCCGCAGCACCGTGTGGCGCGACGATGCCCCAGCGGACGCACACTACGCGATCGTCCGCGAGCCCGGCCGCGGCGGTCACGATATCCGGGTCGCACTGGCCGCGGGGCGGTCGGTCACCTGCGAAAAAGTCGCGACCATCTTCACCGGCCGGGACACCGCCATCTCCGAACCGGCCAGCACCGCGCAACAGTGCCTGCACGGCGCCGGTCGATACGCCGATCTGCATCGTCAGCATGCCCGGGCCTGGGCCCGGCTGTGGGAGCAATGCAACATCGGCCTTGCCGACGGCACGGGAGCACTGGGGGTCCTCCGCCTGCATCTGGTGCACCTGCTGCAGACCGTTTCGCCGCACACCGCCGACCTCGACGCCGGCGTCCCGGCGCGGGGACTGCACGGCGAGGCCTACCGCGGCCACGTCTTCTGGGACGAGCTGTTCGTCTGCCCGGTGTTGAACCTGCGCCTGCCGAACGTGTCGCGGTCACTGCTGCGCTATCGATATCGGCGGCTTCCCGAGGCCCGCCGCGCGGCCCGCCGAGCGGGCTACCTCGGCGCGATGTACCCCTGGCAGTCGGGCAGCGACGGGCGTGAGGTGAGCCAGCAACTGCACCTCAACCCGCGGTCGGGCCGGTGGAATCCGGATCCCAGTGCGCGCGCTCATCACGTCGGCCTTGCCGTTGCCTACAACACCTGGCAGCACTACCAGGTGACCGGTGACCGGCAGTTTCTGGTCGATTACGGGGCCGAGATGTTGGTCGAGATCGCACGTTTCTGGGTGGGCCTGGCCAACTTTGACGACGGTCGCGGCCGCTACACCATCCGGGGAATCCTCGGCCCGGACGAGTTCCATTCCGGCTATCCGGGCAAGGAATACGACGGGATCGACAACAACGCGTACACCAATGTGATGGCGGTGTGGGCGATCTTGCGCGCGATGGATGCGCTGGCTCTGCTGCCGCTGCGGGATCGGCTCGAACTTGTCGGGAAGCTCGGTCTGACAACGCAGGAGCGTGACCGATGGGATCACGTGAGCCGGCGCATGTTTGTTCCGTTCCACGACAACGTGATCAGTCAATTCGAAGGCTATTCGGAACTGGCAGAACTGGATTGGTGCCACTACCGGCAGCGATACGGAAACATCCAGCGACTCGATCGCATCCTGGAGGCCGAGAACGACAGCGTGAACAACTACAAGGCCTCCAAGCAGGCCGACGCGCTGATGCTGTTCTACCTGCTGTCGTCGGAAGAGTTGCTGGGCTTGTTCGGCAGACTGGGCTACCATTTCGCCCCCGAGCAGATCCCGAAGACCATCGACTACTACCTGGCCCGCACCTCGCACGGGTCGACGTTGAGCGGTGTGGTGCATTCGTGGGTGCTGGCTCGGGCCAACCGCAACAACGCCATGGAGTACTTCCAGCAGGTGCTCGATTCCGACGTCGCCGATATCCAGGGCGGCACCACGGCCGAGGGAATCCACCTAGCGGCCATGGCCGGCAGTGTCGATCTGCTGCAACGGTGTTTCACTGGGCTGGAAACCCGCGACGACCGCCTGGTGCTGGGTCCCCAGTGGCCGGCAACTCTCGGTCCGGAATCGCTCGGCCCGATCGAGTTCCCGTTCGTGTATCGCGGCCATCGCCTGCACCTGCGGATCAGCGGTCGAACCGCGACCTTGACGGCGGAATCCGGATCCACCGGGCCCATCGACGTTGAATGCCGGGGTCGCGTCCACCGTCTGCTTCCGGGGCACACCATCGAGGTCGGCTGA
- a CDS encoding universal stress protein: MSTPLKRHGIVVGVDGSAASNAAVCWAAREAALRHVPLTVVHAVNAAVPMRPDMASADMAAWQEQDGRQALQHAVKLAEDVVATDRPIAIGSELRYSPPVPTLAELSRQAELVVVGCTGRGAVGRVLLGSVSSGVVRTASCPVAVIRDEQPSMAHPELAPVLVGIDCSPASQRAAAIAFDEASRRRVGLTALHAWSDVAVFERPWLDWKSEAQRSLSEYLAGWQERYPDVEVRRLVVFDHPGRELIEESESAQLVVVGSHGRGGLSGMLLGSVSNAVVHSVRTPVIVARPS, translated from the coding sequence ATGTCCACACCCCTGAAACGTCATGGCATCGTCGTCGGCGTCGACGGGTCGGCCGCGTCCAACGCCGCCGTCTGTTGGGCGGCGCGGGAGGCGGCGCTGCGGCATGTCCCGCTGACCGTGGTCCATGCGGTGAACGCGGCCGTGCCGATGCGCCCGGACATGGCGTCGGCGGACATGGCGGCATGGCAGGAGCAGGACGGCCGACAGGCGCTGCAGCACGCGGTCAAGCTCGCCGAAGACGTGGTGGCGACCGACCGGCCGATCGCCATCGGCAGCGAGCTGAGGTATTCACCACCGGTGCCGACACTGGCCGAGCTTTCCCGGCAGGCAGAGCTGGTGGTGGTGGGCTGCACCGGGCGCGGCGCCGTCGGCCGGGTTCTGCTGGGTTCGGTCAGTTCCGGGGTGGTGCGCACTGCGAGTTGTCCGGTCGCGGTGATTCGCGACGAGCAACCGTCGATGGCCCATCCCGAGCTGGCTCCCGTGCTGGTGGGCATCGATTGCTCGCCGGCGTCGCAGCGCGCGGCCGCCATCGCGTTCGACGAAGCGTCGCGCCGCCGCGTCGGGCTCACCGCACTGCACGCCTGGAGCGACGTCGCGGTGTTCGAACGCCCTTGGCTGGATTGGAAATCGGAAGCACAACGGAGCCTGTCGGAGTATCTGGCGGGCTGGCAAGAGCGTTACCCGGATGTCGAGGTGCGCCGCCTCGTCGTCTTCGATCACCCGGGTCGCGAGCTGATCGAGGAGTCGGAATCCGCTCAGCTTGTCGTGGTGGGCAGCCACGGCCGAGGCGGGCTGAGCGGTATGCTGCTGGGCTCGGTCAGCAATGCCGTCGTTCACTCGGTCCGCACGCCGGTCATCGTTGCGCGGCCGTCCTAG